The genomic window GCCCGGTGGAGCTTGACGGGCATCCGGGAGGCGAGGAACAGCAGCCCGGTGCCGATGACGGCGGCGAGGAACTGCTTGCGGAAGAAGTACGAGGACGGGAGGGAGTACGTCAGCGCCGTGATCATCGACGCGGAGTAGACCATGACGAGGCCGAGAGCGGTGATCAGCAGTCCGGCGCCGAGGATCACGTAGTACGCCGTGAGCGGGCGGTCCCAGGCCCGGCGCGCCTGCTCGTACGCCCGCCGGACCGCGCCTCCGCCGGGCGGGCGGGGCGGACCGCCGTCCGCCCCGCCGCGCCCGGCAGGCACCCGCCGTCCCGCCCCGGCCCGCCCGGTGGTGCCGCTGCGCAGAGCGACACCGGGGGCGCCGGCGAGGGCGGGTACGGGTGCGGGTGCGAGGGCTGCGACGAGTCTTGCCCCCACCCCGCCCCTTCCCGAACTGGGGCTCCGCCCCAGACCTCGCGCCTCAAACGCCGGCGAGGCTGGATTTCGGGGCGCAGCCCCGAATTTCCAGCCCGTCCGGCTGAGGACACGGCCGAAGGCCGTACGGGGGTCCGGGGCGGAGCCCTCCACGCGGCGGAGCCGCCAGGCTGCCGGGCCCGGCCGGGACGCGGCCGGGGGGCCGGGCTCCCCGGCCCCGGCTGCGAGGCGTCGCGGGGCCTGCGGGGGCAAGGCCCCCAGCGGGTTGGGCGGCATGGCGGTGTCCCCTCCAGGTCTGGCCGCGGCGGCGGGGACCGGGCCGGTCAGGCGCGCTCGGCGGCCAGGCCGCGGACCGCGTCCGCGAACGCCTCGCCCCGCTTGTTGTAGTTGGCGAACATGTCCATCGACGCACACGCCGGGGCCAGCAGCACCGTGTCCCCCGGCCTCGCGAGCCCGGCCGCTTCGCGGACCGCCGTCGGCATCGCCCCAGTGTCGGTCCGGTCGAGGTCGACCACCGGGACCTCGGGCGCGTGTCGCGCGAGCGCTTCCCGGATCAGCGCCCGGTCCGCTCCGATGAGCACGACGCCCCGCAGCCGCTTCGCGGACCTCTCGACGAGCTCGTCGAAGGTCGCACCCTTCGCCAGCCCGCCCGCGATCCAGACGATCGGGTCGTACGCCGCCAAGGACGCTTCCGTGGCATGCGTGTTGGTGGCCTTGGAGTCGTCGACGTACGCGACGCCGTCGACCTCCGCGACGAACTCGATGCGGTGCGCGTCGGGTCGGAAGGCCCGCAGCCCGTCCCGTACGGCGGCGGGCTCGACACCGTACGCCCGTGCCAGCGCGGCCGCGGCGAGCGCGTTCGCGATGTTGTGCGGGGCGGGCGGGTTGACGTCGGAGACCTCGGCCAACTCCTGCGCCTGCTTCTGCCTGTTGGGCACGAAGGCGCGGTCCACCAGGATCCCCTCGACCACACCGAGCTGGGAGGGCCCGGGGGGCCCGAGGGTGAAGCCGATCGCCCGGCAGCCCTCCTCGACGTCCGCCTCGCGCACCAGGTCCTCGGTGGCGGGGTCGGCGGCGTTGTAGACGCAGGCGACCGTATTGCCTTCGTAGATACGGCCCTTGTCGGCGGCGTACGCCTCCATGGAGCCGTGCCAGTCCAGATGGTCCGGCGCCAGGTTGAGCACGGCGGCGGAGTGGGCGCGCAGCGAGGGTGCCCAGTGCAGCTGGTAGCTGGAGAGCTCGACGGCGAGTACGTCGTACTTCTCGTCGCCGAGGACGGCGTCGAGGAGCGAGACGCCGATGTTGCCGACGGCCGCCGTCTTCAGCCCGGCCGCCTCCAGGATCGAGGCGAGCATCCGCACGGTCGTGGTCTTGCCGTTGGTGCCGGTGACCGCGAGCCAGGGAGCCGCTGCTCTTCCCGCCGTGACCTCGCGCAAGCGCCAGGCGAGTTCGACGTCGCCCCAGACCTCGACGCCCGCCTCGGCGGCGGCCGCGAAGAGCGGCTTGTCGGGCTTCCAGCCGGGCGCCGTGACGATCAGCTCGGTGCCCTCCGGCAACGAGGCACCATCGCCGAGGCGGACGGTGATTCCCTCCGCCTCCAGCTCGGCGGCCTGCGCCTGCGCGCGCTCGTCGGCGCCGTCGTTGACGACCGTGACGACCGCGCCGAGACCGTGCAGGACGCGCGCGGCGGGGATGCCGCTCACGCCCAGCCCGGCGACGGTGACGCGCTTGCCCTGCCAGTCCAGCTCACTCACGTGTCGGCCCTCACTCGTCGGCCCTCACTTGTCGGCCGCCCAGCCCGCGTAGAAGATGCCCAGACCCACAATGACGCACATGCCCTGAATGATCCAGAATCGGACCACGACGAGCACTTCGGACCAGCCCTTGAGTTCGAAGTGGTGCTGTAGCGGCGCCATCCGGAAGACACGCTTCCCGGTGAGCCGGAACGAACCGACCTGTATCACCACGGACATCGTGATGAGCACGAACAGACCGCCGAGGAGCGCGAGCAGCAGCTCCGTGCGGGAGCAGATCGCGAGTCCCGCGAGCGCGCCGCCGAGGGCGAGCGAACCGGTGTCACCCATGAAGATCTTGGCCGGCGAGGTGTTCCACCACAGGAAGCCGAAGCAGGCGCCCATCAGCGCGGAGGCGACGACCGCGAGGTCGAGCGGGTCGCGGACCTCGAAGCAGGCGTTGGGGTTGGTCAGCGTGGTCGCGTTGGCGCAGGACTCCTGGAACTGCCAGAGCCCGATGAAGGTGTACGCGCCGAAGACCATCACGGAGGCGCCGGTGGCCAGGCCGTCCAGACCGTCGGTGAGGTTCACGCCGTTCGACATGGCGAGGATCATGAAGAGTGCCCAGACCACGAACAGCACCGGGCCGATCGTCCAGCCGAAGTCGGTGACGAACGACAGCTTGGTGGAGGCCGGGGTGTTGCCGCGGATGTCGGCGAACTGCAGCGCCAGCACCGCGAAGGCGATACCGACGATCAGCTGTCCGGCCATCTTCGCCTTGGCCCGCAGGCCCAGCGACCGCTGCTTGACGATCTTGATGTAGTCGTCGAGGAAGCCGACCAGTCCCATGCCCGCCATCAGGAACAGCACCAGCACGCCCGAGAACGTCGGGTCCTCACCGGTGATGACCTTGGCGAGGGCGTACGCGATCAGCGTGGCAAGGATGAAGGCGATGCCGCCCATGGTGGGCGTGCCCTTCTTGCTGCCGTGGCTGCGCGGGCCGTCGTCACGGATGAACTGACCGTAGCCCTTGCGTGCCAGCAGCTTGATCAGCAGCGGCGTGCCGATGAGCGTCAGGAAGAGCCCGATGGCTCCCGCGAAGAGGATCTGCCTCATCGGCCGGCACCCTCACCCTCGGTGGTGTTCTCGAGCAGCGCCTGGGCGATCCGCTCGAGCCCGGCCGACCTGGAAGCCTTCACCAGTACGACGTCTCCCGGGCGCAACTCACTGCGCAACAGGTCGACCGCCGCCTGCGCGTCGGACACGTGCACCGACTCCTCACCCCACGAACCCTCGTTATATGCGCCCAGTTGCAGCCAGGACGCTTCCCTGCCCCCGACTGCGACGAGCTTGCTGACGTTGAGCCGGACGGCGAGCCGCCCGACCGCGTCGTGCTCGGCGAGCGACTCGTCCCCGAGCTCGGCCATCGGGCCGAGCACCGCCCACGTGCGGCCCCCTGCGGCCTGGGCGGCCGTGCCCATGGCCGCGAGCGCGCGCAGTGCGGCTCGCATGGACTCGGGGTTCGCGTTGTAGGCGTCGTTGACGACCGTCACGCCGTCCGGACGCTCGGTGACCTCCATACGCCAGCGGGAGAGGGTGCCGGCCTCCGAGAGCGCCGTGGCGATCTCGTCGACGGACATGCCCAGCTCATGGGCGACGGCGGCCGCGGCGAGCGCGTTCGACACGTGGTGCTCACCGTACAGCCGCAAGGTCACGTCGCTGCACCCGGAGGGTGTGCGAAGCCGGAATGCGGGCTGTCCGTTCGGCAGGAGCCGGACATTCTCGGCTCGTACGTCCGCTTCGTCCGCCTCACCGAAGAGCACGACGCGCGCCTTCGTACGGGAGGCCATCGCGCGGACGAGGGGGTCGTCGGCGTTGAGCACGGCGATCCCGTCCCCGGGCAGGGACTCCACGAGCTCGCCCTTGGCCTCGGCGATCTGCTCGCGGCCACCGAACTCGCCGATATGGGCGGTGCCGACGTTGAGCACGAGCCCGATACGGGGCGGCGTGAGTCCGGTGAGGTAGCGGATGTGGCCGATGCCGCGGGCGCCCATCTCCAGCACGAGGTGGCGGGTTTCCGCCGTCGCGCGGAGCGCGGTGAGCGGCAGGCCGATCTCGTTGTTGAGGGATCCGGGCGTCCAGACGGTCGGCGCGTGGCGCTGGAGCAGCTGGGCGATGAGGTCCTTGGTGGAGGTCTTGCCCGCGGAGCCGGTGAGGGCGACCACCTCGGTGCCGAGCTTCCTTACGACGGCGCGTGCCAGCGCGCCGAGAGCGGCCCGGACGTCCTCGACGACGATGGCGGGGACGCCGACGGGCCGCGTGGCCAGCACGGCCACCGCACCCTCCGCGACGGCGCGCTTCGCGTAGTCGTGGCCGTCGACGTGGTCACCGGCGAAGGCGGCGAAGAGGCTGCCGGCCTCGACCTGGCGGGAGTCGATGACGACGGGCCCGGTGACCTG from Streptomyces sp. FIT100 includes these protein-coding regions:
- the murD gene encoding UDP-N-acetylmuramoyl-L-alanine--D-glutamate ligase is translated as MSELDWQGKRVTVAGLGVSGIPAARVLHGLGAVVTVVNDGADERAQAQAAELEAEGITVRLGDGASLPEGTELIVTAPGWKPDKPLFAAAAEAGVEVWGDVELAWRLREVTAGRAAAPWLAVTGTNGKTTTVRMLASILEAAGLKTAAVGNIGVSLLDAVLGDEKYDVLAVELSSYQLHWAPSLRAHSAAVLNLAPDHLDWHGSMEAYAADKGRIYEGNTVACVYNAADPATEDLVREADVEEGCRAIGFTLGPPGPSQLGVVEGILVDRAFVPNRQKQAQELAEVSDVNPPAPHNIANALAAAALARAYGVEPAAVRDGLRAFRPDAHRIEFVAEVDGVAYVDDSKATNTHATEASLAAYDPIVWIAGGLAKGATFDELVERSAKRLRGVVLIGADRALIREALARHAPEVPVVDLDRTDTGAMPTAVREAAGLARPGDTVLLAPACASMDMFANYNKRGEAFADAVRGLAAERA
- the mraY gene encoding phospho-N-acetylmuramoyl-pentapeptide-transferase — translated: MRQILFAGAIGLFLTLIGTPLLIKLLARKGYGQFIRDDGPRSHGSKKGTPTMGGIAFILATLIAYALAKVITGEDPTFSGVLVLFLMAGMGLVGFLDDYIKIVKQRSLGLRAKAKMAGQLIVGIAFAVLALQFADIRGNTPASTKLSFVTDFGWTIGPVLFVVWALFMILAMSNGVNLTDGLDGLATGASVMVFGAYTFIGLWQFQESCANATTLTNPNACFEVRDPLDLAVVASALMGACFGFLWWNTSPAKIFMGDTGSLALGGALAGLAICSRTELLLALLGGLFVLITMSVVIQVGSFRLTGKRVFRMAPLQHHFELKGWSEVLVVVRFWIIQGMCVIVGLGIFYAGWAADK
- the murF gene encoding UDP-N-acetylmuramoyl-tripeptide--D-alanyl-D-alanine ligase, whose protein sequence is MIALSLAEIAEIVGGHSYDIPDPAVQVTGPVVIDSRQVEAGSLFAAFAGDHVDGHDYAKRAVAEGAVAVLATRPVGVPAIVVEDVRAALGALARAVVRKLGTEVVALTGSAGKTSTKDLIAQLLQRHAPTVWTPGSLNNEIGLPLTALRATAETRHLVLEMGARGIGHIRYLTGLTPPRIGLVLNVGTAHIGEFGGREQIAEAKGELVESLPGDGIAVLNADDPLVRAMASRTKARVVLFGEADEADVRAENVRLLPNGQPAFRLRTPSGCSDVTLRLYGEHHVSNALAAAAVAHELGMSVDEIATALSEAGTLSRWRMEVTERPDGVTVVNDAYNANPESMRAALRALAAMGTAAQAAGGRTWAVLGPMAELGDESLAEHDAVGRLAVRLNVSKLVAVGGREASWLQLGAYNEGSWGEESVHVSDAQAAVDLLRSELRPGDVVLVKASRSAGLERIAQALLENTTEGEGAGR